GACGTCTTGCTGGAAGATCGAGACCATCGCAATGTCGTTCGTCGCAAGGGACAGTCCCGCCTTCCGATAGAAGTAGAGCTCTCCTGACTCCTCGGCCGCGATCGTCGCTTTACCGCCGTTCAGGCGGGCCGCTTCTTCGGGCTGGGCTTCGGGCAACCGCTTGGCGTCGCTTTCAGGAGCCGGAGCACCGGTGGCGACTTGCGGCGCGATCACGCCGACCATGTCTTGGACGCCCCGGTTGGCGACGAACGGGGATCCGACCACGAAGAGGACGTCGCTCTTGTTCAAGGTCTCGGTCGTGTTCTGCATCGAGGCCCGAAGCTGGAGGTTGGCTTTGCCGCCGTCGATCGCGAGCACGTAGCTCGGCTCCCATCGGATGCCTTCTTGGAGGTACGCGATCCCGAGCTTGGTCGTCTTGTTCGGGTCTTTGGTGTCGACCTTGACCCTGATCGGATAGCCCGGCAGGCTGACTCCCTGGATCTGGTTGTAGGGCACGGCGCTGTAGCCCGCACCGACTTGGAGGAGCAACATGTCGTCGAGAAGGCGTGCGAGTTCGCCCTCGAACCGTTGTCCGTTATTGGCGGTGACGACCAGCCGTAACCCCGTCTTGTCGGCGAGCTTGGACTTCAACTCGGCCGGATTGCCGAACTCGATGCGGTTGTCGCGGGTCGTAATGACTTCGTCGATCCGGTCGCCCTTGTCGAGCGCGTAGACGTAGACGGTTCCACGGATCGCGCTGGGGACGAAGTTCGTCGTCGCCCAGCCGTTCTCGAGCTTGACTTGCCCTTCTCGGACGTAGTAGCCATACCCGTCGCGGAACACGGCGACGCTCTTCAAAGAAGTTTCAAAGGTCAGCCCGCGCTGTTGCAAGGCCATGGTGAAGAGGACAGGTGCGAACGGCACGGCTTGAGTTTAGCCTCGGCCGAACCGTGAAACGCAGAACGTTCTTGTTTCGAGGAAAGCGACGGATCCCCTTGAAAGGGGGCGGTTCTACCTGTCCGGTCCATGAGACCGCCCTGGTACGGGCATCGTCCTGGCCGTGCCGTCCTCCAAAAGGCCGACACCGGTCGGGTCCCGGCCTTGTCTCACGGGGCCGAACTTTAGGCTCTACTTATCGTGGCTGCTTCGGACTAGCCATGGGAGATTGATAACCTATGACCGCTTCGCTAGGGTTACGGCTTACGACCGTACTTTCGCTGCTTACCCTTTCCCTCGCGTCCTCGGCGCAGATGAAGTTCCTTCCCGGCGACTTCACGATCGCGCCCTCTGCCGCCGACCAGTCGGCACCGGCGATCGCGAGGTCCTCTAACGGGTCGCTCGCTGTCTGGTCGGATTACCGCTCGAACCCCTACGGGAGCTTCGACTATGAAACCGGAAGGGACATCTATGGTCTTCGGTTCGGACCTGACGGCGCTCCGATCGGGGCCACCCCGTTCCCGATCGCAACGGTTCCAGCGGCGCAGGAGAACCCGAAAGTCTGCTGGAACGGCAACCATTGGCTCGTCGTGTTCGAAACGACGGGTCTCTCGGGCACGGGCTCTTACTACGAAAAGACCCTCGCCGCCGTACGCGTCGCTCCTGACGGGCAAATCGTCGACCAGCGTCCGATCACGCTCTATGGTCTCGGATCGAACTCTGGTGTGCAATGGGACCTGGCGACCGACGGGTCGAACTGGGTGGTCGCTTGTCAAGGAACCTCGACGAGCAACGGGACGGTCGCGGTGCGCGTCGGCCCGAACGGCCAAGTGTTGGACCCGTCCGATAAGCTCGTCGTGCCCGAGGCGTACTTCTTACGCTTCAACCTTCGTCTCGCCTATGCCGACGGGGTCTTCATGCTCGTCATGGACAACGTCAACAACGATACAGAGTACGTCCGGTTCGATTCGAACCTGAAGGTCCTCGACCCCCTTCCGGTCATCGTCCAAGGCTGGCGGACCCAGTCGTTGTCTTCGGACGGCACCAATTTCCTCCTCGCCTCGGAACGGCAATTGTCCGATTTCACGAACCACATTTGGGTGAACCGGGTGAACGCACAAGGCCAAAAGCTGGACGGCGACGGTCGTGACGTCTCAGGCAGCTTCCAACCCTATGGGCAGAGCGGGCCTCTCGCGTCCTGGAGCGGCTCGGATTGGCGTGTGACATGGCCCGTGTTCGGTGGCGTCCGGATGGCGACCGTTCGAGCCGATGGGACGGTCGTCGCCGCAGGCGGACTGGCTGTCCAAGGTGCGCAATACGGCCCGATCGCGGCCCTGCCAGACGGCGGAGCCCAGACCGTTTGGTCCGACTATGACAATAGTTCGAACAACATTTTCGGTACACGGATCCTGGCGGGAGGGACGACTCTGGGAGAACACGGCGTTTCCAACGCTGCACCCCAACAGGTCCGGCCTGACGCGGCGACGAACGGGTCCGGATTCATGGTGGTCTACCGAAGCACGGATTCGGCGGTCGCCAGGGTCATGGCCGTGCCGCTCGATGCGCTCGGAAACCCTCTACTAGCCGAACCTGTGACCTTGACGACAGGCCCGGCGATCAATGGTCCGACCACGCCACAGGTTTGCTGGACGCCGTCCGGCTACATCGTGGCATGGGGCAACGGCGCCACGATCTTCGTCCAAAGGATCCGTCCTGACGGCTCGTTGGTCGACCCGGGGCCTGTGGCCGTGATGAGCGGAATCTTCGGACCCTCCGACGTCTGTGCGATCGGCGATACGGCCCTCGTCCTCGGTCGAAAGTCGTTCCAGGGCGGCCAAGTGATCACCGCTTACGGGACGAGGATCCGGTCCACGGACATGGCCGTGCTCGATGCGACGCCCGTTGTCTTGGGCGGCGGGTACGTCTCGCGTCCGCCTTCGGTCGTCGCACTCGGCGGCCGGTTCCTCGTCGTCTTCATGAGCAATTGGTCGCACGATAATTCGATCGCCGACACCGCCGGGATTTTCGTTCCGACGAGCGGTGCTCCGGGTGCGTCCTTCGCGGTGCATACGACGTACTCGACGGCCGGTGGCAACGGCATCTTTGAAATCGGACTGGCGTCAAACGGATCGCGGGCCATCATGGTCCAGTCGCAAGAGCTGACGTCTGGGGTCGAAACCGACATGCTGTGCCGTTTCATCGATTCGACAGGGACGGTCTCTGCGGCCAAAAACCTGACTCCCTGGTCGGGGAACCAGTACCGACCCCGCGTGGATTGGGACGGGCGGCACTTCGTGATCGCCTATCAAGAGCAGAAGAACCGCACGACGTACTGGACCCTTGACCAGATCGACGCCAGGGGCGACCTGTTCGGCATGCGCGTCACGCCTGAGGGTACCGTCGTCGACCCGCAAGGGTTCGTGTTCAATCGGAGCCCGATCGGCGAAAGCGACCCGACCGTGGTGTCGAACGCCGGCCGGACGATCTACTTCGGTTCCCTGATGCAAAACGCTCAGGGTCTCACGAACTACCGGATCGGCTACGACGTACTCGGTTCACAGGACAACGTCGCCCCGGTGGCCGTCGCGACGGCGACTCCGTCTAGTGGGACGGTGCCATTGCCCGTGTCATTCAGCGCGGCCGGATCGCTCGACCCAGACGGCACGATCGTGTCCTACTTCTGGGACTTCGGCGACGGATCGACCTCGACGCTTCCCGATCCGTCCCACACGTACGTCGAAGGAGTACCGAGAACGGTCGAACTGACGGTGACCGACAACGGTGGGTTGAAGACGAGGCAAGCGATCCTCGTTTGGCCCAAACAAAAGAACCTGCCGCCTGTCGCCGTCGGAGTCGCGACGCCGGCAAACGGACACCCGTCCTTGGACGCCGTGTTCACCGCTACAGGTTCGTACGACCCGGACGGACTGGTCGGGAACATCCGCTGGACGTTCGGCGACGACCACAGCGACTATTGGGGAGCGACGGGCTACCACACGTTCGGCCAACGCGGCATCTGGCCCGTCGACTTGACCGTATGGGACAGCGACCAGGCGACAACGACGAACCGCCTCCACGTCGTGGTCGGGCCCTCGAGCCTGGAGACGCCTGTCGACGTCTCGACCACGGTCGGTCTTTATCAGTCCGGAGACGCGTCAAGCTTGGCGACGAGTAACGACGTCGGATACGAGATCAGGGAGGGTGCCACGGCCTCGCTCAACGGACCGGCCGCACAGTTCGAAGCGGGGTTCGTGGTCGATCAGTCGACCGCCGAGGGCTTCGTCGTCCGGTTCGAGTCGTCGGTCACGGCGAACCCATCGGGCAACGTCCGTCAGAAGCTGTACGCGTGGAACGTCCAAACCGGCCGGTGGGACCTTCTCGACGACCGGCCTTCCGTGAAATCGGACGTACCGTACGAGGTCGCGGTCATGACCGGAGCTTCCCGATATCTGGATTCGGGAACCCGGACCGTGAAGCTTCGAATGTCGTGGACCAAATCCGGGGTGTTGGCCGCCCGCGGATGGAGGGCTAAGACCGACCACCTCCGATTGGCGGTGCTGTACCCGTAAGGGCACGGTGGAGCAAGGCGGGCCTATCGTCGGCGATCCCGACGATAGGCCCGCACCGTGGCCCGGCACGAGCCTCATCATAATCAGGCCACATGACCGTCAGAGTCCGCTATGCTCCGAGCCCGACCGGAAGCCCGCACGTCGGGAACATCCGCACAGCGCTCTACAACCACTTGTTCGCCAAACGCCACGGCGGGGTGAACATCGTCCGGATCGAGGACACGGACCGGGCCCGGACGGTCGAAGGGTGCGAAGCGGAGATTTTGGAGAGCCTTCGCTACGTCGGAGTGGAGTGGCAGGAAGGCGTGGGCTCGGACGGGCCAGAACCGTCTGAAGGGCCGTTCGGGCCGTACCGGCAGAGCGAGCGGAACGCCGCGGGAATCTACGGGCCGCATTGGCGACGGCTGATCGAGCAAGGAGACGCGTATTGGGCGTTCGACACTTCGGAGGAGCTCGAGGCGATGCGTAAGGAACGCGAAGCCCAGAAGTTGTCCACGGGCTATTTCGGCGGCGAGTGGCGGGATGCACCGACGGCCAAAGTCGAAGCGGCACAGGCAGCGGGCAAGCCGGGGGTGGTCCGGCTTAAGGTGCCCCGCGGGCTGAAGATCGTCGTGGAGGACGCCGTCCGGGGACGGATCGAGCACGACAGCGACCTGGTCGACGACCCCGTGCTCATCAAGGCCGACGGTATGCCGACCTATCACTTCGCCGCAATGGTCGACGACCACCTGATGGAGGTCACCCACATCTTTCGTGGCGAAGAATGGATCAGCAGTGCGCCCAAGCACGTCGTCCTGTTCGGAGCGCTCGGATGGACGCCACCCGTCATGGTGCACTTACCCGTGATCAAGGGCAAGGACGGATCGAAACTGAGCAAGCGGCACGGCGATACGGCTTGCCTGGACTTCAGACGGGCCGGGTTCCTAGGCCGTGCCTTGGCGAATTTCATCGCCTTGATCGGCTGGTCGCCGGGAGGCGACCGAGAGGTCATGTCGATGGACGAAATGGCGGAGGCGTTCGACCTCAAGGGGGTGCAGCCGTCGAGCGGCGTGTTCGACGCGGACAAGCTGCAATGGATGAGCGGCGTTCACGTACGGAACTCCGGTCCGCAACGGCTGGCCGATGAAGTCCGGGACTATGCCGGCCGCCAGGAAACGGAGCGGTATTGGTCCGCCCGTGTCCCGTCTTCGGACGAAGTCGATCCCCACGTGCGGTTGGACGGCCTCCGCAGGCTTGCCTCTGCAGACCCTCGTTCGGCCGAGGCCGCCGTCGCACTTCTCCAGGAGCGCGTCACGAACTTGGCCGACTTCGGTCCGGCCTGCCGGTTCTTGTTCGTCGAGACCGTCGACTTCGATCCGAAAGCGGTCGAAAAGTGGTTCCACGAACCGCACGTGCCCGACCTGTTCCGACGGTTATCGGACAAGGTGACGGGCATGACGGCTCACGGTCATACGGACTACGAAGTCGCGTTGAAGGCGTGTCAGACCGAGATGGGGATCGAAAAACTAGGCCCCGTCGTCCATCCCGTCCGCGTCGCGTTGACGGGTTCGACCGTCGGCCCTGGTCTCTTCGAACTCATGGCCGTCCTGGGGCCAGAGCGGATCGTCAAGCGACTGCAGTCCGCCATCGGAGACCGCTAACGGCCGACAAAGGGAGACCGGGCTTGGCGCACCGGCCCTTTGTCGGCCACTATAGCGTCAGCCTCCGTTCGGCGACTTACCCTTTTCGATACCGCCCGGAGGCTGGGGCATGTCCTCATAGCTGCCTTTGGATTTCGGGGCGTCTTTGAGGACCTGGTCCCCTGCCGCGCTCGACGCCCCGTC
This genomic window from Armatimonadota bacterium contains:
- a CDS encoding PKD domain-containing protein translates to MKFLPGDFTIAPSAADQSAPAIARSSNGSLAVWSDYRSNPYGSFDYETGRDIYGLRFGPDGAPIGATPFPIATVPAAQENPKVCWNGNHWLVVFETTGLSGTGSYYEKTLAAVRVAPDGQIVDQRPITLYGLGSNSGVQWDLATDGSNWVVACQGTSTSNGTVAVRVGPNGQVLDPSDKLVVPEAYFLRFNLRLAYADGVFMLVMDNVNNDTEYVRFDSNLKVLDPLPVIVQGWRTQSLSSDGTNFLLASERQLSDFTNHIWVNRVNAQGQKLDGDGRDVSGSFQPYGQSGPLASWSGSDWRVTWPVFGGVRMATVRADGTVVAAGGLAVQGAQYGPIAALPDGGAQTVWSDYDNSSNNIFGTRILAGGTTLGEHGVSNAAPQQVRPDAATNGSGFMVVYRSTDSAVARVMAVPLDALGNPLLAEPVTLTTGPAINGPTTPQVCWTPSGYIVAWGNGATIFVQRIRPDGSLVDPGPVAVMSGIFGPSDVCAIGDTALVLGRKSFQGGQVITAYGTRIRSTDMAVLDATPVVLGGGYVSRPPSVVALGGRFLVVFMSNWSHDNSIADTAGIFVPTSGAPGASFAVHTTYSTAGGNGIFEIGLASNGSRAIMVQSQELTSGVETDMLCRFIDSTGTVSAAKNLTPWSGNQYRPRVDWDGRHFVIAYQEQKNRTTYWTLDQIDARGDLFGMRVTPEGTVVDPQGFVFNRSPIGESDPTVVSNAGRTIYFGSLMQNAQGLTNYRIGYDVLGSQDNVAPVAVATATPSSGTVPLPVSFSAAGSLDPDGTIVSYFWDFGDGSTSTLPDPSHTYVEGVPRTVELTVTDNGGLKTRQAILVWPKQKNLPPVAVGVATPANGHPSLDAVFTATGSYDPDGLVGNIRWTFGDDHSDYWGATGYHTFGQRGIWPVDLTVWDSDQATTTNRLHVVVGPSSLETPVDVSTTVGLYQSGDASSLATSNDVGYEIREGATASLNGPAAQFEAGFVVDQSTAEGFVVRFESSVTANPSGNVRQKLYAWNVQTGRWDLLDDRPSVKSDVPYEVAVMTGASRYLDSGTRTVKLRMSWTKSGVLAARGWRAKTDHLRLAVLYP
- a CDS encoding glutamate--tRNA ligase, with translation MTVRVRYAPSPTGSPHVGNIRTALYNHLFAKRHGGVNIVRIEDTDRARTVEGCEAEILESLRYVGVEWQEGVGSDGPEPSEGPFGPYRQSERNAAGIYGPHWRRLIEQGDAYWAFDTSEELEAMRKEREAQKLSTGYFGGEWRDAPTAKVEAAQAAGKPGVVRLKVPRGLKIVVEDAVRGRIEHDSDLVDDPVLIKADGMPTYHFAAMVDDHLMEVTHIFRGEEWISSAPKHVVLFGALGWTPPVMVHLPVIKGKDGSKLSKRHGDTACLDFRRAGFLGRALANFIALIGWSPGGDREVMSMDEMAEAFDLKGVQPSSGVFDADKLQWMSGVHVRNSGPQRLADEVRDYAGRQETERYWSARVPSSDEVDPHVRLDGLRRLASADPRSAEAAVALLQERVTNLADFGPACRFLFVETVDFDPKAVEKWFHEPHVPDLFRRLSDKVTGMTAHGHTDYEVALKACQTEMGIEKLGPVVHPVRVALTGSTVGPGLFELMAVLGPERIVKRLQSAIGDR